The DNA segment AACGACTGTTTTTGTAAGTCACGGGTTTCATTCAATGTACAGATATAATTCTGCTTCGGAATCTGTGTTTACTTTTTCTGTCAGACAGGATTTTAATGCCGGCATTTCGTTGAAGACTGAGGCTGAAGTATGCTTTACTGATCAGATGGCAGCTGTAAATCATCTTGAGTCATCCCAGTTCAGGGTTGCAATGGGGGTAAGGTTTTGAAAGTTAAGAGTGCTTTTGCTGCAGCCTGTTTTCTTGTTCTTGCCTGCTGTCTGTTTTTATCCTGTAATCTGGGATTTTACTGGTTTGTTTTTGGAGAAGATGTAGAAGACAGGGCAAAAGAAATCATAGTCATTGATTCTCCAGATTCTGTTTCTGAAACTACCGGAGAAAAATACAGCGTACTTGTGGTTACAGACCTTCATTTCGGTTCAGAAAGGACAGACAGGGACGATGAAGCTTTTTATGAATGGTTTAAAAAGCAGCTTGCTTCTGATGACGAAAGCCTGAAACCCCGCTTTATGATTTGTCTTGGGGATATTCTTGACGGCGGACATAAAGAAGAGGCGGAAGAATACAATAATTTTGCGGATAAACTTGCGGACCTTGCAGAAGAGGCCGGAATACACGGTTTTACCTCTTATTCAATAGTAGGAAATCATGATCTTTACAATCACGGGTGGAGCGTGTGGAAAAAGAAGGTTTATCCTGATACTTCTTTTTATGTTTTCAATACAAAATCAGATTCTCAGTCTCAGGGAATGTCCTGGTATTTTCTTGATACCGGAAACGGAACTTTAGGAAAGCCTCAGCTGGATTCTCTTTCAGAGACGATGGAAAATGATACCAGACCTAAAATCGTAAGCATGCATTATCCCCTGTATTGCGGCGGAATAGTTCAATTGTGCATTCAGAATTCCATGGAAAGGAATTTACTTATGTCTCTGTTTGCTAGGAATAATGTAAAACTTGTTCTTGAAGGTCATGCCCACAGGACAAAGCATTATGACTGCGGGAATTTTGAAGAACATCTTATTTCTTCATATTTGTACAGCAGGGCATTTACCCTGCTGACGGTGGATGAAAAATCGGGCAGCGTTGTAAGCCACCCGGATTTAGAGTATTAGTTCTTTTTTAACTGTTTTGCAAAAGTTTTGATTCCTTCTGCAACGAGAATTACTGCAAGGATTGCCATTGCTGCTGCAAAGAACAGCTGGAAGTAGTGACCCCATGCAGGATCAAGGGCTGAGAAAGCACCTTTTTTAATAAGTTCGGTCTGCTTGATGATTGTAAATACAAGCTGTGTGAGGGTTGCTGCAAGCATGAATACCATAGGTATGATGAACATTTTGTTGTTTTTTCCAACCTGACCGAGCCATGCTGCTACTGCAAGGAGGGCAATTCCTGCAAGGAGCTGGTTTGCTGCTCCAAAGAGACCCCAGATTGCAGAAAGTTTAAGACCGCCGAGAATACATCCAATAATAACCATGAATGCTGTTCCTACGAGAGGATTTGCAAGGATTTTGCGTACAGGATTTTTTGCATCTTTCCAGGTTTCTTCATCATCTTTAAGGAAAAGTTCACTGAACATGAAGCGGCTTAAGCGTGTAGCTGAGTCAAGGGATGTAAGGGCAAATACAGAAACTGCAAGAGTAAGAAGAGCCGTGATGGTGTTGTAGATGGTTGTTGTTTCTGCACCGAACATAAGGGCAATACCGTTTCCGAAGGCTGTAGCCGGAGAACCTGCAAAAGCCCACATTCCTGTTTCCGGGTTTTTAATAAGGAATTTTGAAGAAACAATACCGATTGCAATTAAAGATATGATTCCCAGTCCTGATTCAATAAGCATTGAACCGTAACCGATTGCCTTTGCATTTTTTTCTGAATCAAGCTGCTTTGATGTAGTTCCGGAAGCAATAAGGGAATGGAAGCCTGAACATGCACCGCAGGCAACTGTGATGAAGAGGGCAGGGAAAAGGTTTCCGATGCTCTGAGTCCAGCCTGTGTATGCAGGAAGATCGAATTTAACTCCCCTTGCACTTCCTGTAAAGGCTGCAAATACGATTCCGCAGAGGGCTACGGCCATCATTGCATACAGAAGGAAGCTTGAGAGGTAATCTCTAGGCTGAAGCATGATCCATACCGGAATAAGTGAAGCTACGGCTATATAAAGTCCGATAATGACAATCCAGGTATTGCGGGTAAGGACAAGACCGAAATTAAGTCCGAATATGATTATTGCAGCAATTGCGACAATTCCGATGAGGGTAGCCGGAAGAGTTTTAACTCCGCAGCGGTTTGTAAGAATTCCGTAGAGTACGGCAAGAACAATAAACAGGATAGAAATCATTGCTGTTGTCTGATTATTGCCGGTACGGCTTCCGGTAGAAATTAAACTTCCTGTAGAAGCTTCATTTGCTGAAACGTCGGAAGAAATTCCTGCAGCAGAAAGGGTGCTGTTTATTTTTCCGGCAGCAGCTTCTGCATCAGCTTTTGTTTCTCCGGTAACTGTAATTACAAGTTTACCGTCTGATTCACAGGTTCCTGCAAAAGGAGTTTTTGCATTTTTAAGTACGGCTGTTACAGCTTCTGACGTCTGGGCAGAAGTTACTGTGACTGTCTTTTTGAACGGTGTAAAGAAGGTTCCTGCAACTACATTTACAAAGGATGCTATTACAAGAATAAGTACGAGAAGTGCAAAGATTATGAAAAGTTTCTTTGCAAATTTTCCCATTGAATCTTTTATGATTTCTCCAACAGATTTTCCGTCATGCCTTATGGAAGCAAAGAGAGAACCGAAATCCTGAAGGCCGCCAAAGAAGATTCCTCCTAAAACACACCAGAGGAATACTGGTACCCAACCGAAAACTGCAGCCTGAATAGGTCCGTTGATAGGACCTGCACCTGCGATTGAAGAAAAGTGGTGTCCCATAAGAACTGCCGGTTTTGCAGGTACGTAGTCAATACCGTCTGTTTTTTCTTCAGCCGGTGTTTTTTTGAGGGGATCAATGCCCCATTGCTTTGCGAGCCAGCTTCCGTAAAAAATGTAGCCGGCAAGAAGCAGAACGATAGCAGCAATAATGATTAATAATGCTGTCATTTTGTTCCTCCGAGTTGTAAAAATATTTAAGCAGGAAAAAACCTGTTTTTAACATTTCATTTTGGAAAAAGTTTTTTCAGTGATTTTCCAAATTTATTAGAATAAAAAGTATTTGTTTGCGTTAAAAAGAGAGCTGCGCTGAATGTTGACCAGCCCCGGAAAGTAAGCCAGTAGGATTTGTAATGGTGTATTTTCTTCAGCCGGGCAAGAGCGTCTTTGTCAGCGGATTCTGCGATTATTATCAGGGTTATGTCTGAGTTTCTGTGACCGGCTTTTACGGTAAACTTTTTTAATCCTTCATTCCATGCTGTTTCTTCCAGCATGCAAAGGGTTTCTTTTGTAAGATGTTTCTGAATGGAAAAGAATACAAATTCATTGGACTGGCTTTCCGAAACTTTAGCAGCCTTTACAAGAATATACTGTTTGTTTGTGGAATGAAATTCTGCCTGGGCACAGAAAGGCGGTGTGCAGTCAGAGGTGCTTACATCGTAGTAGTTTTTATAAGATTCAAGTAAACGTGAAAGAACTTCTTCGCAATTCATGCCGGTACCTTTGTTTCTATAAATAATATCGA comes from the Treponema rectale genome and includes:
- a CDS encoding metallophosphoesterase family protein — its product is MKVKSAFAAACFLVLACCLFLSCNLGFYWFVFGEDVEDRAKEIIVIDSPDSVSETTGEKYSVLVVTDLHFGSERTDRDDEAFYEWFKKQLASDDESLKPRFMICLGDILDGGHKEEAEEYNNFADKLADLAEEAGIHGFTSYSIVGNHDLYNHGWSVWKKKVYPDTSFYVFNTKSDSQSQGMSWYFLDTGNGTLGKPQLDSLSETMENDTRPKIVSMHYPLYCGGIVQLCIQNSMERNLLMSLFARNNVKLVLEGHAHRTKHYDCGNFEEHLISSYLYSRAFTLLTVDEKSGSVVSHPDLEY
- a CDS encoding carbon starvation CstA family protein, with product MTALLIIIAAIVLLLAGYIFYGSWLAKQWGIDPLKKTPAEEKTDGIDYVPAKPAVLMGHHFSSIAGAGPINGPIQAAVFGWVPVFLWCVLGGIFFGGLQDFGSLFASIRHDGKSVGEIIKDSMGKFAKKLFIIFALLVLILVIASFVNVVAGTFFTPFKKTVTVTSAQTSEAVTAVLKNAKTPFAGTCESDGKLVITVTGETKADAEAAAGKINSTLSAAGISSDVSANEASTGSLISTGSRTGNNQTTAMISILFIVLAVLYGILTNRCGVKTLPATLIGIVAIAAIIIFGLNFGLVLTRNTWIVIIGLYIAVASLIPVWIMLQPRDYLSSFLLYAMMAVALCGIVFAAFTGSARGVKFDLPAYTGWTQSIGNLFPALFITVACGACSGFHSLIASGTTSKQLDSEKNAKAIGYGSMLIESGLGIISLIAIGIVSSKFLIKNPETGMWAFAGSPATAFGNGIALMFGAETTTIYNTITALLTLAVSVFALTSLDSATRLSRFMFSELFLKDDEETWKDAKNPVRKILANPLVGTAFMVIIGCILGGLKLSAIWGLFGAANQLLAGIALLAVAAWLGQVGKNNKMFIIPMVFMLAATLTQLVFTIIKQTELIKKGAFSALDPAWGHYFQLFFAAAMAILAVILVAEGIKTFAKQLKKN